The following DNA comes from Cryobacterium psychrophilum.
CAGGGATTCACGCTCTTCACGGTGTTGCGCAAAGACCCGCACAACCCCGACGACCTTGATGGTCGCGATGTTCCGCACGCCGTCAACGAGCTCGATGACATCGTTGCGCTCGTCGAAGCCGAGGGCGTCACCGTACGCGGCTTCTATGATGTGTCCGGTCTCAAGGCCGACGCCGACGTGATGATTTGGACGCACGCGCCGGAAGCGGAGACCCTGCAATGGGCGAACCGCGAGCTGCGTCGCAGTCGCCTGCTCAAGAGCCTGCTGCCCACGTGGAATGCCATGGGTGTGCATCGCGACGCCGAGTTCAACAAGAGCCACGTGCCCGCGTTCCTACGCGGAGTCGAGCCTCGTGCCTGGCTCACCGTCTATCCCTTCGTGCGTAGCTTCGAGTGGTACCTGCTCCCCGAGGCAGACCGCAGCCGCATGCTCGCCGACCACGGCCGCAAGGGTGCTTCCTACCGTGGCGCGCTCGCGAACACCGTGTCGGCGTTTGCGCTCGGCGACTACGAGTGGATCCTGCCGATCGAGAGCGACGAGCTCGTGGAGCTCGTGGACCTGATGCGCGGCCTGCGCGATACAGAGGCGCGCCGTCACGTGCGCGAGGAGATCCCGTTCTTCACCGGTCGTCGCGTCGGCACGGCCGAACTCGTTGAGGTGCTTCAGTAATGGGAACGTACGACGCCATCCTGCTCGCCGGCTTCGGCGGACCGGAGGGGCAGGACGACGTGATTCCGTTCCTGCGCAATGTGACCCGTGGTCGCGGAATTCCCGAGGAGCGCCTCGAGGCCGTGGCCACCCACTACCGCCACTTCGGCGGCGTGAGTCCGATCAACGACCAGAACCGCGTGCTGCAGGCAGCACTGCAGCGCGAACTCGACAGCCGTGGCATCGACCTGCCCGTGCTCTGGGGCAACCGCAACTGGGCTCCGTACCTCAGCGACACCATCAGCGAGGCGCACGACGCCGGCCGCGACCGGCTGCTCGCCATTGCCACGAGCGCGTACAGCTCGTACTCCGGGTGCCGCCAGTACCGCGAGGACTTCGCGGCGGCGCTCACGACGACCAACCTTGAGGGTGTCGTGCACATTGACAAGGTGCGCCAGTTCTTCGACCACCCCGGATTCGTCACCCCCTTCGTCGACGGTGTTGCTCAGGGGCTGGCGGATGTTGCGGCGCAGCTTCCCGGCATCGACCTCGAAACCGAGGTGGAGGTTTTGTTCTCCACCCACTCGATCCCGATGACCGACGCCAATAAGAGCGGCCCGTCAGAGCGTGGATTCGGTGAGGGTGGCGCATACGCTGCCCAGCACATGGCCGTGGCCCAGGTGGTCATGAAGGGGCTCACCACTCCGTGGCAGCTGGTGTTCCAATCCCGCAGCGGACCCCCGAGCATGCCGTGGCTCGAGCCTGACATCAACGATGCCATTGCCCTGCTGCCCGCGCGGGGCATCCGTGCGGTCGTTATTGTGCCGCTCGGCTTCGTCAGTGACCACATGGAAGTGATGTGGGACCTCGACAACGAGGCGATGGAATCCAGCGAGAAGAACGGTCTCTTTGCCGTGCGCGTTCCCACGCCCGGAGTGTCGCCGGACTTCGTGAGCGGCCTCATCGACCTCGTCGAGGAGCGCCTGAACGATACCCCCGATGCCGACCGCAAGTCGGTCACCGACCTTGGCCCCTGGTACGACGTGTGTCGCCCCGGATGCTGCGAGAACGTGCGACTCGGCTTCAAGCCGGCCGTCGCGGGGGTGGCACCGTGAGCGTCATTCGCGTTGGCACCCGCAGCAGTGCCCTGGCTCTGGCCCAGACGACGACCGTTGCCAACCGCATCGCCAACTCCTCGGGCTCCGAGGTACAGATCGTGCCGATCGTGACCCACGGTGACACGTCGACCGACTCGCTCTCAAGCCTCGGCGGCACCGGCGTGTTCGCGAGTGCCCTGCGTGAGGCGCTGCTGAACGACGAGTGCGACCTCATCGTGCACTCGCTCAAGGACCTCCCGACCGACGCCTACCCGGGCCTTTCCCTCGGGGCAACGCCCAAGCGAGCGGATGCCCGCGACGTGCTCTGCGCTCGTTCCGGGTTCACGCTCGGCACCCTCCCCGAGGGGGCACGTGTGGGCACGGGTTCGCCCAGACGCGTGGCGCAGCTGCTCGAGCGACGGCCCGACCTCACCGTCGTCGACATTCGCGGCAACATCGACACCCGGCTCGGGCGCGTCGTCGAGGGAGACCTCGACGCCGTGGTGCTCGCCGCGGCCGGACTCGGCCGCCTGGGACGTCTCGACGCGGTCAAGTCCGAGCTGCTTGAGCTCTCCGCCTGGCCCACCGCTCCCGGGCAGGGCGCGCTCGGCATCGAGGTGCGCAGCGGCCAGCTCGACCGCGTGCTCGCTTCGGCCCTGCAGGCCATCAACCACGTGTCCACCGAGGCCGTCGTCTCGGCGGAACGACTTGTTCTTGCGCGGCTGGAAGCCGGCTGCGCGGCACCCATCGGCGCCACTGCGGTGCTCGACACCGGACTGTTCTTTCTCACCGCCACGGTCTACAGCCCCGACGGCACCCGAAAGATCACCAGCTCGCATGCGGCGACACCGGATTCGCATTCCGCCCCGCATCTCCACGACGCGGCGCAGGATGTGTCCGAACGCGTCGCAACCGATCTCCTGGCCGGTGGCGCGGCCGAATTTGCACCCTTGAAAGTGACCACGTGACTTCTGCACAGCTTCCACGCAAACCCCTCGCCGGCTGGCGAGTTCTCGTGCCCCGCGGCGGGCCCTGGGGCGATCAGGTTGCCGCAAACCTACGGTCCAGGGGCGCCCAGCCCATCGTCGCCCCGATGATTAATTTCGCGGCAACCGATGATGCTCCCGCGCTCAACGAAGCGCTCACCCGCCTCGCGGCGGGCGAGTTCGATTGGATGACGATCACCAGCGCCACCACGGTCGACGTGTTGTCATCGCATCGCGCGGTCGTGGCCGCAGGAACCCGAATTGCCGCAGTCGGCGAGACCACGGCGGCGGCGCTCGTGGCCGCCGGGTACCGCGTAGACATCGTGCCCTCCGAGGAGAACTCGGCGCGCGGGCTGCTCGAGGAGTGGGAGACGGCCACCGCCGGCGTCATTCCCCTGCGCGTGCTCACCCTGCGCAGCGAAATTGCCAAGCCCCTGCTCAGCGAGGGCTTGCGGCGCATCGGACACGACGTGGAATCCGTCGTGGCGTACCGCACGATCGGCGTTCCCGTCAGCGACCAGGTCGTCGCCGACGTGAAAGCCGGCCTCGTGCAGGCCGTGCTCGTGACGAGCGGCAGCGTGGCACGTCAGGTCAAGGACCAATTCGGGCTCATCCCCGAAAACACCCTGGTGGCCTGCATTGGTCCGCAGACAGCGAGGGACGCGCGTGCCATGGGCCTGCGCGTCGACGTGGTGGCCAACGAGCGCACGGCCGCGTCCCTCATCGAGGCGCTCGTCAAGGTGGCCGAAGAGCGCTGATGGTGACACCGCGGCCGGCGGCGAACGCAGGATCAGTGCGGCGCGGCGGCGTAGGGTTAGGGGCGTGAGTAACCCCGTTATCCGCCCGCGACGCCTGCGCACCACGCCCGCGCTTCGTCGCCTGGCAAGTGAAATCCGTGTCCACCCCGCCGAGCTCGTGCTGCCCATGTTCGTGCGTGAGGGCAACGAGGTCATGCCGATCCAGTCCATGCCCGGTGTGGTGCAGCACAGTGTCGACAGTGCGCGCCGCGCCGTCGTCGCCGCTGCGGAAGCCGGCATCGGCGGAGTCATGCTCTTCGGGGTTCCCGACGTGCGTGACGCCACCGGCACGGGAGCGACCGACCCGAACGGCATCCTCAATGTGGCCACGAGGGCCCTCGTCGACGAGATCGGTGACGCCCTCGTCGTACAGACCGACCTGTGCCTCGACGAATTCACCGATCACGGTCACTGCGGCGTACTCGCCACCGACGGTCGTGTCGACAACGACGCCACCCTGCTGCGCTACAGCGACATGGCCGTTGCGCAGGCGTCCTCCGGCTCGGCACTCCTCGGCCTGAGCGGCATGATGGACGGCCAGGTCGCCGCCGTGCGCTCCAGCCTCGACGCCGCCGGGTTCGAAGACACCGCGGTTCTGGCCTACTCCGCCAAGTACGCCTCCGCCTACTACGGCCCCTTCCGTGAGGCCGTCGCCTCGACGCTCGTCGGAAACCGCCGCACGTACCAGCTTGACCCGGCGAACCGCCGCGAAGGCGTGCGGGAGACGCAGATCGACATCGACGAGGGCGCCGACATCGTGATGGTCAAGCCCGCCGGCAGTTACCTCGACGTGCTGGCGGAGGTCGCCGCCATGAGCCCGGTGCCGGTGTGGGCCTACCAGGTGTCCGGCGAGTACGCGATGATCGAAGCGGCCGCAGCACAGGGCTGGATCGATCGTCGCCGCGCGGTCGAAGAGTCAATTCTGAGCATCCGCAGGGCCGGCGCTGACGCCGTGCTCACCTACTGGGCCGTCGAGCTCGCCAACTGGTTGAATGAGGAACGAGCATGACCCACAACGACGAACTCTTCGAACGCGCGCAGCAGGCCATCCCGGGCGGTGTGAACTCGCCCGTGCGCGCCTTCCGCTCCGTGGGCGGCACTCCGCTCTTTCTGGTGAAAGCGCAGGGCGCCTACGTCACCGACTCCGACGGGCGCGATTACGTCGACCTCGTGAGCTCCTGGGGTCCGGCCATTCTCGGCCACGCGCACCCCAGCGTGGTGAAGGCAGTTCAGGATGCCGCCGCCCTCGGCCTCTCGTTCGGCGCCTCGACGCCGGCCGAGACCGAACTGGCCGAACTCGTGAAGCAGCGCGTTGGTGCGGTCGAGAAGCTGCGACTCGTCTCCACCGGAACCGAGGCCACCATGACCGCGATTCGTCTCGCGCGTGGATTCACCGGTCGTGAGCTGCTGATCAAGTTCGCCGGTCACTACCACGGCCATTCGGACGGACTCTTGGCCGAGGCCGGTTCCGGCCTGGCGACGCTTGCCCTGCCCGGCTCCGCCGGCGTCACCGCGGCCACTGCCGCGCAAACCCTCGTGTTGCCCTACAACGACCTCGATGCGGTGAGGGCCGCCTTCGAGGCGCACCCGGGGCGCATTGCCGCGGTCATCACCGAGGCCGCCGCCGCCAACATGGGCGTCGTGGCTCCCGACCCCGGCTTCAACGCCGGGCTGGCCGCGCTCGTGCACGAGTACGGTGCCCTGCTCATCTTCGACGAGGTGCTCACCGGGTTCCGCGTGGGACCGGGCGGATACTGGGGCCTCGAGAACGCGACCGATGACCGGTACAAGCCCGACCTGCTCACCTTCGGCAAGATCATCGGTGGCGGCCTGCCGGTGGCCGCGCTCGGCGGTCGCGCCGACGTGATGGACTACCTCGCACCTCAGGGGCCGGTGTACCAGGCCGGAACCCTGTCGGGTAACCCCGTGGCCGTCGCCGCCGGCATCGCGACTCTGAAGGCCGTGGACTCCGCGGTGTACGAGCACATCGACGCCACGTCACTCCTGCTGTCAGAGGCCGTCTCTGCCGCGCTGGCCGCGGAGGGCGTCGCCCACCGGGTGCAGCGGGCGGGCAACCTGTTCAGTTTCGTTTTCGGCGCGGAGGCCGAGGCGCGCGCGCCACGCACCTACGCCGAGGTGCAGCGTCAGGAGGTCTTCCGCTACGGTCCGTTCTTCCACGCCATGCTCGACGGTGGAGTGTCGCTTCCGCCGTCGGTGTTCGAGGCCTGGTTCGTGTCCAACGCGCACGACGAGACGGCCATCGGCCGCATCTTCGACGCCCTTCCGGCCGCAGCCAGGGCCGCAGCAGCCGCGACCGCCTAACTCCCGGCCGTTTGCCGGGCCGATGCCGGGTGCGGGCCGGTGCCGGTTAGGGGCCGGCGCCGGTTGCACTTGCGACCAATTGGGGGGGTTTCGGTGACACGATGCTGCCCGAACCACCAGACTAGAGATATGGCATCACTGAGCGTCCACCGCGATCGGCTTGAGATTCACCTCTCCCGCACGGAGAGAACGTTGGCGGTGCGACGGGACTCACTTGTCGTACAACGGGAGAACATCCGCTCGGTGATCATTGCGGAGGATCCGTGGATCTGGCTGCGCGGCATCCGCTCACCCGGTACGTTCATACCGCTCGTGCTGGCCGCTGGCACGTGGAAATTTCATGGCGGCAAGGACTTCGTGTCGATCAAGCGCCAGCGTCAGGCCGTGGTGATCGACCTCGTGGACGAGGAGTTCTCCCGCCTGATTCTCACGAGTCAGCACGCCCCCGACCTGATCGCGTCGCTCCAACTCGACCCCCGGTAGTCGCGGGGCTCAGCTGAAGAGGGCGACGATAAAGAGGATGAAGCCCACGAGCGGCAGCGTGCCCTGGGTGAGTGCGGCGCGGGTGTAGCTCGGGCCGGACGTGCGCAGCACGATCGCGGCGAGAACCATGCAGGCCGTTGTGAACAGGATGAGGGTCACGCCGGGGATCCACAATCCGCCGAAGTACAGGCCAAGGCCGAACACGGCACCGAAGCCGAGAAACAGGTTGTAGAAGCCCTGGTTGTAGGCCATGGGCTTGATGACGTTGGCGTTGGCCTGATTCTTCACACCGAAGCGTTTCCAGACCTCAGGGCGTGCCCACCACAGGCTTTCCATGAAGAAGATATACCCGTGTAGCAGTGCGGCGAGGGCAACGAAGAGTCCAGCGATATAGGCCATGGCCCCAGCCTAAAGGGCTGGAGCCGTGGCCCCGGGGCGCTAGGTGACGTCGCGCTTCCAGCTGACGAAGTAGCCGACGACGGTGAAGGCGATGGCGTACGCGAGCAGCACGAGGCCGCCCTGCCACCAGTCGAGCATGACGACCGAACCGGTCGGGCTCATCATCGAGTAGAAACTCGAACCCACGAGGGCGTCGGATGCCGCGCCAGGCAGAAACTGGCCCACGGTCGCGGTCCAATCGATGAACGACGTGGCCAGCCGCAGCAGCGGCTCAACGAACTGTGTGAAGGCGAGCACGATCACGATGGCGGCCACCTGGCTGGGCACGAGTACGCCAAGTCCCACACCGACGATCGCCCACAGTGCCATCGCCAGCACGAGCCGCCCCACAAGTGCCCACGTGTCGGCCTCGCCGAGCTGGGTATCAACGCCGAACGCTGCCAGGGTGAGCGCCCCGGTGCCAACGGATGCGAGAACAGCGACAACTCCGTAGCCCACACCCATCACGAACAGTGCGATCGCCTTCGCGGCGAGCACGCTGCCCCGGCGGGGATTCGCAAGGAACGTGGGGGTGAGCGTCTGGTGGCGCACCTCGCTGGTCGTGGCGAGGGTGCCGATGAGAATGGGGAACACGTAGCCGACGGCAGCGCCGAGGCCGTAAACGAGCGTCGGCAGGGCTGTGAGGCCGGGCACGCCCATGCCGCTGGTGTTGGCCACATCAGCCGGGATGGCACCGCTGGAGATGCCGCCGAAAAGTGCCGCAAGCCCGACCGCCAGCATGGCGATGTAGCCGAAAAGCACGAGAAGAAGGATCCACCACATGCGCGTGGTGAGGATCTTGGCGAACTCGGCACTGACGCCGCGCAACAGTGTGCTCACAGCGATCGTTCCCCGCCCACGAGTGCGAGAAACGCCTCTTCGAGGCCGGCCTTCTGCCGATGCAGCACGCTCAGTTCCACGCCGGCGGTGAACGCGATATGGCCCACGTGCCCCGGGTCGGTCGCTGCGGCGAGCAGGCCGCTACGACCGGGCGCAAAAGTGATGCCCGCTGCAGTGAGGGCGGAGGCGAGCGCCTCGCGATCGGGGGAATCCACGACCACTTGCGGCGCGGTGTTCGTCTCAAGGCTCGACAGCGGGCCGAGGTGCACGAGCTCGCCGCGGGCGATGATCACCAGGTCGTCGACGCTCTGCTGCACCTCAGAAAGCAGGTGGGAGCTCACGAGAACCGTGCGCCCCTCGGCAGCCATGTGGCGCAGGAAACCGCGGATCCACTTGATGCCCTCTGGATCGAGGCCGTTGATCGGCTCGTCGAGTACGAGCACGCCCGGGTTGCCGAGCAGCGCGTAGGCGAGGCCGAGGCGCTGCCGCATGCCGAGCGAGTAACCGCCCACGCGCTGGGTGGCGTGCTCGCCGAGGCCCACGAGCGTGAGTACCTCCATGACCCGGGTGCGGGGGAGGCCCGTCGCGATCGCGTAGACGCGGAGGTGGTTGCGAGCTGTGCGTCCGGGGTGAAAGCTTGCCGCCTCCAGTGCGGCGCCCACGGTGCTCAGCGGATGCGGCAGGTCGCGATAGGGCACACCATTGAAGGTCGCGGTTCCGCTGTCCGGCGTGACGAGGCCGAGCAACATGCGCAGGCTCGTGGTCTTGCCCGAACCGTTGGGTCCGAGGAACCCGGTGACGCGACCCGGCTCAACTGTGAATGACAGGTTGCTGACCGCCCTGGCGGCGCCGAATGTTTTGGTGACATTGCTGAATGTGATGACTTCTCCGGTTGGCATGCTGGTCCCTCCGTCGGTGGCATCAGCCTATTACGCCTCTCGGTCTCCTGGTCTCTTTTGTGCGCCGATCAGGGGTTATGCCGGCAGAAGAAAGTCTTCGAGGCCCACGAGCAAACGCTCCACCTCGCCGGCGTTCGTGTACGGGGCGAGGCCGATGCGCAGACCGCCCTCGTCGCCCAGGCCGAGGTGACGGCTCGCTTCGAGCGCATAGAACGAACCAGCGGGCGCGAGAACCCTGCGCTCGGACAGAAACTGGGAGGCGTCGGCCGCAGAGTGCCCCGCGAAGGTGAGCAACAGCGTGGGTGTGCGGTCGGCGGCGAGAGAGCGGATGGTGACCCCCGGCAGGTCTGCGAGGCCGGATTCCAGCCGCGCGAGCAGGGTGGCCTCGTGCTGTTCGAGGGCCGCGAACGAATGCACGAGCTGCGCGCGGCGGGAGGCCGTGCCGGCCGCCGCGTCGCCGGGAACGAGGGCGGCGAGAAAGTCGATCGCTGCCGTGACCCCGGCCATCGTTTCGTATGGCAGCGTTCCGAACTCGAAACGCTCGGGTACGGCATCCGTCGACGCCAGAAGTTTGTCGGGGTGAATGGTGTCGAGGAGCGCGGGGTCGGCGGCGAGAACGCCGCAGTGGGGGCCGAGGAACTTGTAAGGGGAACACACGAAGAAATCCGCGCCGAGGGCGTGCACATCGACGCTCGTGTGCGCGGTGTAGTGCACGCCATCGACCCAGAGCAGCGCGCCCACCGCGTGCGCCAGGGCGGCGATCTCGGTGATCGGTGGACGGGTGCCGATGAGGTTGCTTGCGGCGGTCACGGCCACCAGCCGGGTGTTCGGGGTGATGGCCGCGGCGACCATCTCGGCGGACAGCTCACCGGTGGCCGGGTCAAAATCGACCCAGCGCACGGTGGCGCCGACGTGCTCGGCGGCCTGGATCCACGGGCGAATGTTGGCGTCGTGATCAAGTCGGGTCACCACGACCTCGTCGCCGGGACCCCAGTCCTTCGCCAGGTGGCGGGAGAAGTCGTAGGTCAGGGCTGTGGCGCTACGACCGTAGACGATGCCGAGCGGGTCGGCGCCGAGCAGGTCGGCGCAGGCCAGCCGGAAACCGGTGACGGCGTCATCGGCATTGCGTTCGGGCAGGCTGCGCGTGCCGCGGTTGGAGAGCGGCCGTGTGAGTGCGAGTGCGATCGCTGCCCCCACCTGGCGCGGAGTCTGCGTTCCGCCCGGCCCGTCGAAGTGGGCCAGGCCCTCGTTGAGGGAGGGGAAGTGGGAGCGAACAGCCAGTGCGTTGTAGGTCACCCCTGAATCCAATCACACGCGTGAGCGCCTCTGGTTACGCGTGCAGCGCGCAGGCAGGAGCGGCGACGGCAGCGCAGGCTTCGCAGACCACGAGTTGCTCGCGGCACGAAACGTCCCGGCAGTTGAGCATGTGGTGCGTCGGCTCGCCACACTCGCGGCAGTGTCCGAGAACAGCGGCGTGGTCGCTGAACTCGATCGACATGCGCTGGTCGAACACGTAGAGCGAGCCGTTCCACAGGCCGTCGTCGCCGAAGGCCTCGCCGTAGCGGGCGATTCCGCCCTCCAGCTGGTACACCTCGCCAAACCCGCGTGACTTCATCAGGCCGCTCAACACCTCACACCGGATGCCGCCCGTGCAGTAGGTCACGACCGGTTGGCCCTTGAGGTGGTCGTACTTGCCGCTGTCGAGCTCCGCCACGAACTCCCGGGTGTTTGCGACGTCCGGCACGACGGCATTGCGGAAGCGACCAATCTCGGCCTCGAACGCGTTGCGGCCGTCGAAGAAGACGACGTCGTCGCCGCGCTCCGCCACGAGCTCGTGCAGGGCGGCGGGGTCGAGCCTGGTTCCGCCGCCAACCACGCCGCCAGCATCCACTGTCAGCTCGCCGGGGGCGCCGAAGCTCACAATCTCATCGCGCGCCTTCACGACGAGCCGCGGAAAGTCGAGGCTGCGTCCGGACTCGTCGAGAGCGGTTCCCTCGCTCCATTTGAAGTCGATGAGCTTGAACGCGGGGTAGTCTCGCGTCTTGCGAATGTAGCGTTTGAGGGCGGGCAGGTCGCCGCCGAGGGTGCCGTTGAGGCCGTCTTTCGACACGATAATGCGGCCGCGCAGGCCGAGCGCCTCGCACAGGTCGCGCTGCCACAGGCGCACGGCGTCGGGGTCGGCGAGCGGAGTGAAGACGTAATAGAGAAGGATCTTCGGAATGGCCACCCTCTATTTTAGCTGCCGGTTACTGGCGGACGAGGAGGGCGACGTCGTAGGCTTCCCGCAACACTTGGAGGCCACATGACTTTTGACCCGCTCGCTCGATTCGGCGAGGTTGCGCAGTTCACGCTCACGAGCACCGATATGACGGATGGCGCGCCGCTGCAGGCCGCGCAATACGCAGCGGGCTCCGGCGGTGAGGACCGCTCGCCGGAACTCTCCTGGACCGGGTTCCCGTCGGGGACAAAAAGTTTCGCCGTGACGATGTACGACCCGGATGCCCCAACGGGCAGTGGTTTCTGGCATTGGGCGGTCTACAACCTGCCGGCATCTGTCATCTCACTCGCCGCCGGCGCGGGGGCCGAGGCGAGCCCGCTCCTGCCGCCCGAGGCGCGAACGCTGCCCAATGAGACCCGGCAGCGTTCGTTCCAGGGCGCCGGGCCGCCTCCGGGAACCGGCACGCATCGTTACCAGTTCATCGTGCACGCCCTCGATGTGGAATCGCTTCAACTCGATCCGGAGGCGACGCCCGCCGTGCTCGGATTCAACGCACACTTTCACACCCTGGGCCGGGCGGTGCTCGAGGCAACGGGCGTCGCGGGCGGCGCGGCCACCTAATAGGTGGCCGTTTGGCCGGGCCTCGGCCGAGCAGGGAACCGTTCGTCCCCCGACTTGGGGGTTAACAGGTTGTGTGGGGGCGCTTCCCAGCACCCCCACACGAACCCGAGTTATACTCACTCAGTGCGAAAGTCCCGTAATTCTCCCAAAGAAACCGGTCTCTCCCGGGTTCCGGTCTGGGTGTGGCGGGCTCTGATGCTGCGCCTTCCCGTGAACGATGCCACCCGGGTGAGGGCCAAATCCATCGCTACCGTGGAATACAACCTCGACATCGACTACGTCGGTGACGGGGTGCGCGACCACCGCCTCGATGTGCTCGTGCCGCGAGGCGCGCCGGAATCCCTGCCCGTGTACGTGTATTTTCACGGCGGGGGCTGGACCTCCGGTGACAAATCGTCGCTCACCAAATACTGCGCCAGCCAGGCCGAAGAGGGCATGATCGTCGTCAACGCGAACTACCGCATGGCCACGCGTTTTCAGCTCTCCCACATGATGAGCGACGGTAATGACGTGCTCGACTGGGTCGCGCGCAACATCAGCGAATTCGGCGGGGATCCCTCCCGTATCGTGCTCGGCGGTGACTCCGCGGGCGGCCACATCGCCGCGCTCCTCACCGCATCCGCCTTCGAGCCCGAACTCGCCGCCCACTACAACATCAGCCCCCGGGTCGACCGCAGCAACCTGCTCGGCCTGGTGCAGCACTGCAGCATCGCCGATTTCTCGGTCATGTTCGAGCGTGGCTTTGTGTTGAGCCTCAATTTTCTGCGGATACTGCTGCCCGCGCGGGGCCGCGGGCTTCACCTTCGCAGCGCCGCCCGGTTCATGTCGCCGATCGAGTGGCTCGACAGCGGGTTTCCGCCGGTGTTCATCACAACCTCCGAGCGGGACTATTTCTATCGCGCAAACCTCAATTTCATTGCGGCGCTGCGCAAGAGGTCGGTCCTTGTCGACACCCTGATCTACGCCAGGAACCGCGTGAACACGCGACACACGTGGCAACAGGAGTCCAGGCATCCGGAGTCGCAAGAGGTATATCGGCGGTTGGGCGACTTTGTGCGTCGCGTCGCCCCGCGCCCGGTCGTGCTCGCCTGACCCCTGGTGCCGAAGCCAACGCTCGCGGGGACAACCTGCGCGCTCGGCAGCACGCCCCACATCATGCAGCAGGCGGCAGCGAACGACGTCATCCGCCCCTTTCCGGGTATGTCGGCGCGCCGCCGCAGGCGGTTCCGCTGCCAGCCGAGTGGCCCGGTGCGCGGTTGCGTGCGCATCGACCGACGGTCTGTGCCGATAGCATCACAGCATGCATATGTTCTTCCGTACGCTCCTGCACTCCCTGCTATCGCGCTTCGGCCCGAGGATCGGCCACTACGACGTGGCCCGCACTCGTTTCGTGACATCGCCGACCGACCTCGACATCCTGCGGCACATGAACAACGGCGTCTACCTGTCGATCATGGACGTTGCCCGCTTCGACATGCTGCACCGCACGGGCGTGTGGAAGATTTTCGTGGAACGCGGTTGGTACCCCGTGGTCGTGTCGGAGACCATCAGCTTTCGCAAGTCACTCACCGTGGGAGAGCGTTTCACGGTTGAGTCGCGCATCCTCGGCTTTGATGCGAAGGCTGTTTATGTGGAGCAGCGATTCGTGCGCCCCGACGCCACGGGGGCGCCCGAGATCTACGCCCATGGGTTCATCCGTGGGCGTTTCCTGAAGCGAACCGGCGGGGTCGTCACGATTGACGAACTCCAGGACGCCGTGGGAATCGCCCCCTCAAACGTCACTGTGCCTGAGTGGCTGCTGGAGTGGAGCGACGACGTGGCCATGCCAGCCACGCGCGCTCCCGCCCCGAGCATCTGGCAGTAGGCGTCGGCAGAACCTAGCCCGCGCTCGCTCTGACGCTGCGCGTCGGAATGACGAGGTTCTTGTAGTACATGGCCAGCGCCGGGTAATAGGCGTCCCACTCGGGCAGCGGGCGCCCCGCGCGGTACGCAACGAGCCGGTCCAGGTAGTAGTCCCACCCCGGTCCCACGGTGGCGGCATCCGTCGCGTTACGCAGTCGCTGGCCGAACGTGACCGTGGTCATTCCGTTGCCTTCCACGAGGTGGAACAGGGCGCGCCAGGCGTCTTCGCCCTCACCAAAGTCGCCGAAGAAACGATGGGGCGCAGCGCACTCCAGTATCGTCACGTATTGCCAATTCGCCTCCGGCTCCGCCGACATGCGGAATTTGGCGGCACCCGTGGTGGGCGAACCCGTGTAGGTCCCAATCCATTTGGCCAACTCTGCCGGCCGGGTCATGCTTGCCCACACGTCTTCAATGGGGGCTTTGAACAGCCGATCGATCATGAGATACAGTCCGTCCTCGCGGTAGGCGAGGCGTCCGGTGGGCTTCCCTGTCATGGTTTCCTCCGTACTGAGTGAAA
Coding sequences within:
- the hemQ gene encoding hydrogen peroxide-dependent heme synthase, which produces MTHPAAGEAVDPTETAPSNNSEAPEASPQGFTLFTVLRKDPHNPDDLDGRDVPHAVNELDDIVALVEAEGVTVRGFYDVSGLKADADVMIWTHAPEAETLQWANRELRRSRLLKSLLPTWNAMGVHRDAEFNKSHVPAFLRGVEPRAWLTVYPFVRSFEWYLLPEADRSRMLADHGRKGASYRGALANTVSAFALGDYEWILPIESDELVELVDLMRGLRDTEARRHVREEIPFFTGRRVGTAELVEVLQ
- a CDS encoding ferrochelatase, whose protein sequence is MGTYDAILLAGFGGPEGQDDVIPFLRNVTRGRGIPEERLEAVATHYRHFGGVSPINDQNRVLQAALQRELDSRGIDLPVLWGNRNWAPYLSDTISEAHDAGRDRLLAIATSAYSSYSGCRQYREDFAAALTTTNLEGVVHIDKVRQFFDHPGFVTPFVDGVAQGLADVAAQLPGIDLETEVEVLFSTHSIPMTDANKSGPSERGFGEGGAYAAQHMAVAQVVMKGLTTPWQLVFQSRSGPPSMPWLEPDINDAIALLPARGIRAVVIVPLGFVSDHMEVMWDLDNEAMESSEKNGLFAVRVPTPGVSPDFVSGLIDLVEERLNDTPDADRKSVTDLGPWYDVCRPGCCENVRLGFKPAVAGVAP
- a CDS encoding uroporphyrinogen-III synthase, producing MTSAQLPRKPLAGWRVLVPRGGPWGDQVAANLRSRGAQPIVAPMINFAATDDAPALNEALTRLAAGEFDWMTITSATTVDVLSSHRAVVAAGTRIAAVGETTAAALVAAGYRVDIVPSEENSARGLLEEWETATAGVIPLRVLTLRSEIAKPLLSEGLRRIGHDVESVVAYRTIGVPVSDQVVADVKAGLVQAVLVTSGSVARQVKDQFGLIPENTLVACIGPQTARDARAMGLRVDVVANERTAASLIEALVKVAEER
- the hemL gene encoding glutamate-1-semialdehyde 2,1-aminomutase, with amino-acid sequence MTHNDELFERAQQAIPGGVNSPVRAFRSVGGTPLFLVKAQGAYVTDSDGRDYVDLVSSWGPAILGHAHPSVVKAVQDAAALGLSFGASTPAETELAELVKQRVGAVEKLRLVSTGTEATMTAIRLARGFTGRELLIKFAGHYHGHSDGLLAEAGSGLATLALPGSAGVTAATAAQTLVLPYNDLDAVRAAFEAHPGRIAAVITEAAAANMGVVAPDPGFNAGLAALVHEYGALLIFDEVLTGFRVGPGGYWGLENATDDRYKPDLLTFGKIIGGGLPVAALGGRADVMDYLAPQGPVYQAGTLSGNPVAVAAGIATLKAVDSAVYEHIDATSLLLSEAVSAALAAEGVAHRVQRAGNLFSFVFGAEAEARAPRTYAEVQRQEVFRYGPFFHAMLDGGVSLPPSVFEAWFVSNAHDETAIGRIFDALPAAARAAAAATA
- the hemC gene encoding hydroxymethylbilane synthase; amino-acid sequence: MLRERATRLQAGRRGGGTVSVIRVGTRSSALALAQTTTVANRIANSSGSEVQIVPIVTHGDTSTDSLSSLGGTGVFASALREALLNDECDLIVHSLKDLPTDAYPGLSLGATPKRADARDVLCARSGFTLGTLPEGARVGTGSPRRVAQLLERRPDLTVVDIRGNIDTRLGRVVEGDLDAVVLAAAGLGRLGRLDAVKSELLELSAWPTAPGQGALGIEVRSGQLDRVLASALQAINHVSTEAVVSAERLVLARLEAGCAAPIGATAVLDTGLFFLTATVYSPDGTRKITSSHAATPDSHSAPHLHDAAQDVSERVATDLLAGGAAEFAPLKVTT
- the hemB gene encoding porphobilinogen synthase; the protein is MSNPVIRPRRLRTTPALRRLASEIRVHPAELVLPMFVREGNEVMPIQSMPGVVQHSVDSARRAVVAAAEAGIGGVMLFGVPDVRDATGTGATDPNGILNVATRALVDEIGDALVVQTDLCLDEFTDHGHCGVLATDGRVDNDATLLRYSDMAVAQASSGSALLGLSGMMDGQVAAVRSSLDAAGFEDTAVLAYSAKYASAYYGPFREAVASTLVGNRRTYQLDPANRREGVRETQIDIDEGADIVMVKPAGSYLDVLAEVAAMSPVPVWAYQVSGEYAMIEAAAAQGWIDRRRAVEESILSIRRAGADAVLTYWAVELANWLNEERA